In Nitratiruptor sp. YY09-18, a single window of DNA contains:
- a CDS encoding response regulator yields MRVLIVENEIYLAQSISSKLSEQGFSCEIAASIQDATQDGEYDIVLLSTNINGQEFLPVIEKYKDKIIILLVSYISQDTVSEPLQKGANDYILKPFMIEELIRKIKHFIEHEKLQQENRAYKEYVRHTFKDFQPQDISIKEQFPLFIKTNYQKFADYYAFSLSELLQEPFHFYSLADKRAINRLKSEKNSQLLYITDFQTLKKSERAHFLEIIKDKRAIVSTTDNIEEEIPYKILELRSDNKVFDRNDILTIDEYVKYIIINYQNKFPDTVLSKKLGISRKSLWEKRKKYEIFKKK; encoded by the coding sequence ATGAGAGTACTCATAGTTGAAAATGAGATATATCTTGCACAAAGTATTTCCTCAAAACTGAGTGAACAGGGCTTTAGCTGTGAAATTGCAGCCAGTATCCAGGATGCTACACAAGATGGAGAGTATGACATAGTCTTGCTCTCTACCAACATAAACGGGCAGGAGTTTCTCCCTGTTATTGAAAAGTATAAAGATAAAATCATTATCTTGCTTGTTTCATATATCTCACAAGATACCGTTTCAGAACCTTTGCAAAAGGGAGCAAACGACTATATCCTCAAGCCATTCATGATAGAAGAGCTTATTCGCAAGATCAAACACTTCATCGAGCATGAAAAACTGCAGCAAGAAAACCGCGCTTACAAAGAGTATGTACGCCATACATTCAAAGATTTCCAACCGCAAGACATCTCTATAAAAGAGCAGTTTCCACTCTTTATCAAAACAAATTATCAAAAATTTGCTGACTATTACGCTTTTAGTCTCAGTGAACTACTTCAAGAGCCATTTCACTTCTACTCCCTTGCAGACAAAAGAGCGATAAATAGACTAAAAAGTGAAAAAAATTCACAACTTCTCTACATCACAGATTTCCAAACACTTAAAAAGAGTGAAAGAGCGCACTTTTTAGAGATAATTAAAGATAAAAGAGCAATTGTTTCGACTACAGACAACATTGAAGAGGAGATTCCATATAAAATCTTGGAGCTGCGCAGTGACAATAAAGTCTTTGATAGAAATGATATTTTAACGATTGATGAGTATGTCAAATATATCATAATCAATTATCAAAACAAATTTCCTGATACTGTTCTTTCCAAAAAGCTAGGTATTTCGCGCAAGAGTCTGTGGGAAAAAAGGAAAAAGTATGAAATCTTCAAAAAGAAATAG
- a CDS encoding phosphatidylglycerophosphatase A — translation MRRCFLTGCYSGLLPKAPGTWGTLFGALLAWVILLFLPQSTLFYLVILTTIIAIKEIDKFEQQTGIHDDPSIVIDEIAGIWLAISILPSTNPIWIALAFFFFRFFDIKKPSYIGKLDKLPGGFGVMADDLLAGVLAGLCAGVIYVAFMHYVV, via the coding sequence ATGCGAAGATGCTTTCTGACAGGCTGCTATAGCGGGCTTTTACCAAAAGCACCTGGCACTTGGGGGACACTCTTTGGCGCATTACTAGCATGGGTGATACTTCTCTTTTTGCCTCAATCTACTCTCTTCTATCTCGTCATTCTCACTACTATCATTGCTATCAAAGAGATCGATAAATTTGAGCAGCAAACAGGCATCCATGATGATCCATCAATCGTTATCGATGAGATTGCAGGTATTTGGCTAGCTATTTCTATCCTCCCATCTACAAATCCGATCTGGATAGCTCTTGCATTTTTCTTCTTTCGCTTTTTTGATATCAAAAAGCCTTCATATATAGGCAAACTCGATAAGTTGCCAGGCGGATTTGGGGTGATGGCAGATGATCTATTGGCTGGAGTATTAGCTGGGCTTTGTGCAGGAGTTATCTATGTAGCTTTTATGCACTATGTTGTATAA
- a CDS encoding sulfate adenylyltransferase, which translates to MKSSKRNRLFIDREALATLALVQEGLLSPVDKLMNSKEAKEVDSTKEYRGKSFPFSFILAPSGKKNQEILQSLKPGEIVDLYENNIKVGEVETEEVFTIDPLERLKNIYGTSDTSHPGIATTLQRLGNYAISGKFHVEFGDIKKAKELVQAKKRELKAKNTAAIMLAAKPLHRAHERLIRLTLEENDLVVLFLLKPYVNEKFSYELRYQTLEYFVKNYLPKNRVLIVPLENTYIFAGFNELILDAIVAQNFGCNRLVVGKNHAGLGLYYDKNSVKSIFDDLKGISIDIQTVSEFVYCDECKTLVSTNTCPHGSHHHISYHADSILELLELGILPPAVLVRKEISAIILSELFPNRFKNLEKLFADLIPNPGLMVKHNERDFYIELMKLYQTTSLT; encoded by the coding sequence ATGAAATCTTCAAAAAGAAATAGACTTTTTATAGACCGTGAAGCCCTTGCGACTCTCGCTTTGGTCCAAGAGGGTCTTTTGAGTCCAGTCGATAAACTCATGAATTCCAAAGAAGCTAAAGAGGTTGATAGCACCAAAGAGTATAGAGGCAAATCTTTCCCTTTCTCCTTTATCCTTGCTCCCAGCGGTAAAAAGAATCAAGAAATACTCCAATCTCTCAAGCCAGGCGAAATAGTAGATCTTTATGAAAACAATATAAAAGTTGGTGAAGTCGAAACTGAAGAGGTTTTTACAATTGATCCCCTTGAGAGACTTAAAAATATCTACGGAACATCAGATACTTCCCACCCAGGTATTGCTACAACACTTCAAAGACTTGGCAATTATGCAATAAGTGGAAAGTTTCATGTGGAGTTTGGGGATATTAAAAAAGCAAAAGAGCTCGTACAAGCAAAAAAACGTGAACTCAAGGCCAAAAACACAGCTGCGATCATGCTTGCAGCCAAACCTTTACATAGAGCCCATGAGAGACTTATTCGCCTCACCCTAGAAGAGAACGATCTTGTTGTTCTTTTTTTGCTCAAACCCTATGTAAATGAGAAGTTCTCGTACGAGCTGCGTTATCAAACATTGGAATATTTTGTCAAAAACTATCTTCCTAAAAACCGTGTACTTATAGTCCCGCTTGAAAACACCTATATCTTTGCTGGTTTTAATGAACTTATCCTCGATGCAATTGTTGCGCAAAACTTTGGCTGTAACCGCTTGGTAGTTGGGAAAAATCATGCAGGTTTGGGTCTTTACTATGACAAAAACAGCGTAAAGAGTATTTTCGATGACCTCAAAGGTATCTCAATAGATATACAAACAGTGAGCGAATTTGTCTACTGCGATGAGTGCAAGACGCTTGTGAGTACCAACACCTGTCCTCACGGCTCTCACCATCATATTTCATATCATGCTGACTCAATTCTCGAACTCCTCGAGCTTGGGATTTTGCCACCTGCAGTATTGGTGCGTAAAGAGATTAGTGCAATTATTTTAAGTGAACTCTTTCCAAATCGATTTAAAAATCTCGAAAAACTCTTTGCAGACCTCATCCCAAATCCAGGACTCATGGTTAAGCATAACGAGAGAGATTTTTATATAGAACTTATGAAACTTTACCAGACCACTTCACTCACATAA